In Bosea vestrisii, the following are encoded in one genomic region:
- the ugpA gene encoding sn-glycerol-3-phosphate ABC transporter permease UgpA, translated as MQKYAHFKGLTIPLLLLLPQLAITVVFFYWPASQAVWQSFLLQDAFGISTEFVWFENYRDLFSKPEYYKALINTGIFSVFVALLSLSLALLFAVMADRQIRGVEIYKTLLIWPYAVAPAIAGVLWIFMFDPSLGMLARGLQSLGVAWNPRLNGNDAMTLVILAATWKQISYNFLFFLAGLQSIPKSVIEAAVIDGARPMRRFWTIVFPLLSPTTFFLLVVNLVYVFFDTFGIIDTISGGGPSGATETLVYKVYSDGKGGTNLGGSAAQSVILLIMVIGMTAFQFRFIERKVNY; from the coding sequence ATGCAGAAATATGCTCACTTTAAGGGGCTGACGATCCCGCTGCTGCTGCTTCTGCCGCAACTCGCGATCACGGTCGTCTTCTTCTACTGGCCGGCGAGCCAGGCCGTCTGGCAGAGCTTCCTGCTGCAGGACGCCTTCGGCATCTCCACCGAGTTCGTCTGGTTCGAGAACTATCGCGACCTGTTCTCGAAACCCGAATACTACAAGGCGCTGATCAACACCGGCATCTTTTCGGTCTTCGTCGCGCTGCTCTCGCTCTCGCTGGCGCTGCTTTTCGCGGTGATGGCCGACCGGCAGATTCGTGGCGTCGAGATCTACAAGACGCTGCTGATCTGGCCCTATGCTGTTGCTCCCGCCATCGCCGGCGTGCTCTGGATCTTCATGTTCGATCCCTCGCTCGGCATGCTGGCGCGCGGGCTGCAATCGCTCGGTGTCGCCTGGAATCCGCGCCTCAACGGCAATGACGCGATGACGCTGGTCATCCTCGCCGCGACCTGGAAGCAGATCTCCTACAACTTCCTGTTCTTCCTCGCCGGCCTGCAGTCGATCCCGAAGAGCGTGATCGAGGCGGCGGTGATCGACGGCGCCCGCCCGATGCGGCGCTTCTGGACCATCGTCTTCCCGCTGCTCTCGCCGACGACCTTCTTCCTGCTCGTTGTCAACCTCGTCTACGTGTTCTTCGACACCTTCGGCATCATCGACACCATCAGCGGCGGCGGTCCCTCGGGCGCGACCGAGACACTGGTCTACAAGGTCTATTCCGACGGCAAGGGCGGCACCAATCTCGGCGGCTCGGCGGCGCAGTCGGTGATCCTGCTTATCATGGTGATCGGCATGACCGCCTTCCAGTTCCGCTTCATCGAGCGCAAGGTGAACTACTGA
- a CDS encoding creatininase family protein: MGSVLWQELTAEELREKAAKDAVVVLPVASMEQHGPHLPVGVDTILCGGVCKLAAERAGEVDVVVAPTLWCGMAEHHMAFGGTFTFDIPTYRAVLLALLKSLERHGFHRVVIVNGHGGNIAALAAFLPDFARETSLQVRATTYFLLAQEAMAPFMDDQVSVLHACEVETSMMMALAPETVRSERLAEAFGMLGADLTALTRPTVGRYQPFREMTQTGVIGDARKATPEKGNAFLDAAANALAKLLSDRGGQG; this comes from the coding sequence ATGGGCTCCGTACTCTGGCAGGAGCTCACCGCCGAGGAGCTGCGCGAGAAGGCGGCGAAGGACGCCGTCGTCGTGCTGCCGGTCGCCTCGATGGAGCAGCACGGCCCGCATCTGCCTGTCGGCGTCGACACCATCCTGTGCGGCGGCGTCTGCAAGCTCGCGGCCGAGCGCGCCGGGGAGGTCGACGTCGTCGTCGCGCCGACGTTGTGGTGCGGCATGGCCGAGCATCACATGGCCTTTGGCGGTACCTTCACCTTCGATATCCCGACCTACCGGGCCGTCCTCCTCGCTTTGCTGAAGAGCCTCGAGCGCCATGGCTTCCACCGCGTCGTCATCGTCAATGGCCATGGCGGCAACATCGCTGCGCTTGCTGCGTTCCTGCCGGATTTCGCCCGCGAGACTTCGCTCCAGGTCCGCGCCACCACCTATTTCCTGCTGGCGCAGGAGGCGATGGCGCCCTTCATGGACGATCAGGTCAGCGTGCTGCATGCCTGCGAGGTCGAGACCTCGATGATGATGGCGCTGGCGCCGGAGACGGTGCGGAGCGAGCGGCTCGCCGAGGCGTTCGGCATGCTGGGCGCCGATCTCACCGCGCTGACCCGCCCGACCGTCGGCCGCTACCAGCCCTTCCGCGAGATGACGCAGACCGGCGTGATCGGCGATGCCCGCAAGGCGACGCCGGAGAAGGGCAACGCCTTCCTCGACGCGGCGGCGAATGCATTGGCAAAACTTTTGAGTGACCGCGGAGGACAGGGCTGA
- the ugpE gene encoding sn-glycerol-3-phosphate ABC transporter permease UgpE — protein sequence MVEDRRLGDAIAYVILTIGVFVCAFPVWLTFVASTWDNATIINGQLPLYPGPHFFENYYRILFVGTSGSTREPVASMMFNSFVMAMTIALGKIFISVLSAYAIVYYRFPFRMAAFWIIFVTLMLPVEVRIFPTFKVVSDLGMLDSYQGLAVPLIASATGTLLFRQFFMTIPDELLEASKIDGAGPFKFFKDTVLPLSLTTIAALFVIQFIYGWNQYLWPLLITTKDSMQTIVIGIRKMITTSDALTEWQMAMATAMLAMLPPVLVVIAMQRLFVKGLVETEK from the coding sequence ATGGTCGAAGACCGCCGCCTCGGCGATGCGATCGCCTATGTGATCCTGACGATCGGCGTGTTCGTCTGCGCCTTTCCGGTCTGGCTGACCTTCGTCGCCTCGACCTGGGACAACGCCACCATCATCAACGGGCAATTGCCGCTCTATCCCGGCCCGCATTTCTTCGAGAACTACTACCGCATCCTCTTCGTCGGCACCTCCGGCTCGACCCGTGAGCCGGTGGCGAGCATGATGTTCAACTCCTTCGTGATGGCGATGACGATCGCGCTGGGCAAGATCTTCATCTCGGTGCTCTCAGCCTACGCCATCGTCTATTACCGCTTCCCGTTCCGGATGGCGGCGTTCTGGATCATCTTCGTCACGCTGATGCTGCCGGTCGAGGTCCGTATCTTCCCGACCTTCAAGGTCGTCTCCGATCTCGGCATGCTCGACAGCTATCAGGGCCTTGCCGTGCCGCTGATCGCCTCGGCCACCGGCACGCTGCTGTTCCGGCAGTTCTTCATGACCATTCCCGACGAACTGCTCGAAGCCTCGAAGATCGACGGCGCCGGCCCGTTCAAGTTCTTCAAGGATACGGTGCTGCCGCTGTCGCTGACGACGATCGCGGCGCTGTTCGTCATCCAGTTCATCTATGGCTGGAACCAGTATCTCTGGCCGCTGCTGATCACGACCAAGGACTCGATGCAGACCATCGTGATCGGCATCCGCAAGATGATCACCACCTCCGACGCCCTGACCGAATGGCAGATGGCCATGGCGACCGCCATGCTCGCCATGCTGCCGCCGGTCCTCGTCGTCATCGCCATGCAGAGGCTCTTCGTGAAGGGCCTCGTCGAGACAGAGAAGTAG
- a CDS encoding thioredoxin family protein, producing MKAVSRQTFLAGLAATALALASSAAFAQSAAKPGAKAPDFSVVDVDGKLQKLSDYAGKTVVLEWTNHDCPYVRKHYNSATMQTLQKDMAKDGIVWLSVISSPAGEQGHVDAAKAKELSKSRDAAPASILLDPKSQLARAYGAQTTPHMYIIDPKGTLAYAGAIDDKPSSSASSLTGAKSYVRQAVAELKAGKAVSEPATKAYGCVVKYAPVS from the coding sequence ATGAAAGCCGTGAGCAGACAGACCTTCCTCGCCGGCCTTGCCGCCACCGCGCTGGCGCTCGCCTCCAGCGCCGCCTTCGCCCAGAGCGCGGCCAAGCCCGGTGCCAAGGCTCCCGATTTCTCGGTCGTCGACGTCGACGGAAAGCTGCAGAAGCTTTCGGACTATGCCGGCAAAACGGTGGTCCTCGAATGGACCAACCATGACTGCCCCTATGTCCGGAAGCACTACAACAGCGCCACCATGCAGACCCTGCAGAAGGACATGGCCAAGGACGGCATCGTCTGGCTCTCGGTGATCTCCTCGCCGGCCGGCGAGCAGGGCCATGTCGACGCGGCCAAGGCCAAGGAGCTGAGCAAGAGCCGTGACGCGGCCCCGGCCTCGATCCTGCTCGATCCAAAGAGCCAGCTGGCGCGGGCATACGGCGCGCAGACGACGCCGCACATGTACATCATCGATCCCAAGGGCACGCTCGCCTATGCCGGAGCGATCGACGACAAGCCGTCATCGAGCGCCTCCAGCCTGACCGGCGCCAAGAGCTATGTCCGCCAGGCCGTGGCCGAGCTCAAGGCCGGCAAGGCGGTCTCGGAGCCCGCGACCAAAGCCTATGGCTGCGTCGTGAAATACGCGCCGGTGAGCTGA
- a CDS encoding protein-disulfide reductase DsbD family protein, with the protein MTATSLPRRTVIRLLQRATMALALLVPTPLLAAESAAVTSPRVTATLLSSRDVVAPGERFQVALTQKLAPGWHSYWQNPGDSGEATRIEWVLPEGISAGAIQWPPPKAIRVEPLVNFGFEGNVLLPVEISVPANARPGETLTLSAKATWLVCEKICIPEEGAFTLDLPIAAAAQVDTAAQVQIDQAIAALPKPAGFTARLTAKGDDKLALTLPGLPAGARDIRFFPVLDTLIEHAAEQPVANGAVTLTRSTAFKVGTPTTDGVLTFEEGGNKRALMLSAEVEPVLLQAVAAPAQAPAKVTLPPPPTEDLTLLLALVFAFAGGLILNLMPCVLPVLFIKALGFAQIAQASRSEVRQQGLLFLAGVLATFFVLGAAVIAVGAGWGFQLQSPPLVILLAVLMTLIGFNLIGAFEIGGKLQGVGDGLASRSGPVGAFMTGALAVVVATPCTAPFMGAAMGYALTQPPAAALSIFMALALGFAAPVVALSFAPGLLRLLPKPGRWMLVLKQAFAFPMFATAIWLIWVATMQAGADGALAALVAILITGFALWLVGVTRGSGRALRAVAAVAAILLVGATSAFVIESATPPAQPTVQAGMEAPGVWSPTRVAELQAQGKPVFVNFTAAWCITCLANDRVALSRQEVKDAFAKLGVAYLKADWTNRNAAIAATLAEYGRAGVPLYLFYPGTKGAQAEVLPQLLTPETVVSAAQRAAGKEVKTASSQK; encoded by the coding sequence ATGACCGCGACGAGCCTCCCGCGCCGGACTGTTATCCGGCTGTTGCAGCGCGCCACCATGGCGCTGGCCCTGCTGGTGCCCACGCCGCTGCTCGCGGCTGAATCCGCCGCCGTGACCTCGCCGCGCGTCACCGCCACGCTGCTGTCGAGCCGCGATGTGGTTGCACCGGGCGAGCGTTTCCAGGTCGCGCTCACCCAGAAGCTCGCGCCCGGATGGCACAGCTACTGGCAGAACCCCGGCGATTCCGGCGAAGCGACGCGGATCGAGTGGGTGCTGCCGGAGGGCATCAGCGCCGGCGCGATCCAATGGCCGCCGCCGAAGGCGATCCGGGTCGAGCCTCTCGTCAATTTCGGCTTCGAGGGCAATGTCCTGCTGCCCGTCGAGATCTCCGTCCCGGCCAATGCCAGGCCCGGCGAGACCCTGACGCTCTCGGCCAAGGCAACCTGGCTGGTCTGCGAGAAGATCTGCATTCCCGAAGAGGGCGCCTTTACGCTCGATTTGCCGATCGCGGCAGCAGCCCAAGTCGACACTGCCGCGCAGGTGCAGATCGATCAGGCCATCGCCGCGCTGCCAAAGCCGGCCGGCTTCACCGCCAGGCTGACGGCGAAGGGCGATGACAAGCTCGCGCTCACCTTGCCCGGCCTGCCGGCCGGTGCCCGCGATATCCGCTTCTTCCCGGTCCTGGACACGCTGATCGAGCATGCGGCCGAGCAGCCCGTCGCGAACGGCGCGGTCACCCTCACCCGTTCCACTGCCTTCAAGGTGGGCACGCCGACGACCGACGGCGTCCTCACCTTCGAGGAAGGCGGCAACAAGCGCGCTTTGATGCTCAGCGCCGAGGTCGAGCCGGTCCTGCTGCAGGCAGTAGCCGCTCCGGCGCAAGCACCGGCAAAGGTGACGCTGCCGCCGCCTCCGACCGAGGACCTGACGCTCCTGCTGGCGCTGGTTTTCGCTTTCGCCGGCGGGCTGATCCTCAATCTGATGCCCTGCGTGCTGCCGGTGCTGTTCATCAAGGCGCTCGGCTTCGCGCAGATCGCGCAGGCGAGCCGCAGCGAAGTGCGCCAACAGGGCCTGCTCTTCCTCGCCGGCGTGCTCGCGACCTTCTTCGTGCTGGGCGCAGCTGTGATCGCAGTCGGCGCCGGCTGGGGCTTCCAATTGCAGTCGCCGCCGCTCGTCATCCTGCTCGCCGTGCTGATGACGCTGATCGGCTTCAACCTGATCGGCGCCTTCGAGATCGGCGGCAAGCTGCAAGGCGTCGGCGACGGGCTCGCCAGCCGGAGCGGTCCGGTCGGCGCCTTCATGACCGGCGCGCTCGCCGTCGTCGTCGCGACGCCCTGCACCGCCCCGTTCATGGGCGCGGCAATGGGCTATGCGCTGACGCAGCCGCCAGCCGCGGCGCTGTCGATCTTCATGGCCCTGGCGCTCGGCTTCGCCGCGCCCGTCGTCGCGCTCTCCTTCGCCCCCGGACTGCTGCGGCTGCTGCCGAAGCCCGGCCGCTGGATGCTCGTGCTGAAGCAGGCCTTCGCCTTCCCGATGTTCGCGACCGCGATCTGGCTGATCTGGGTCGCGACCATGCAGGCCGGCGCCGACGGGGCGCTCGCCGCGCTGGTCGCGATTCTCATCACCGGCTTCGCGCTCTGGCTGGTCGGCGTGACGCGCGGCAGTGGCCGAGCCTTGCGCGCCGTCGCGGCTGTAGCCGCCATCCTGCTCGTCGGCGCGACCTCGGCCTTCGTGATCGAAAGCGCGACGCCCCCGGCGCAACCGACCGTGCAGGCCGGAATGGAAGCGCCGGGTGTCTGGTCGCCGACGCGGGTCGCGGAGTTGCAGGCGCAGGGCAAGCCGGTCTTCGTCAACTTCACCGCCGCCTGGTGCATCACCTGCCTCGCCAATGACCGCGTCGCGCTGTCGCGCCAGGAGGTGAAGGACGCCTTCGCCAAGCTCGGCGTCGCCTATCTCAAGGCCGACTGGACCAATCGCAATGCTGCGATCGCGGCGACGCTGGCGGAGTACGGCCGCGCCGGCGTGCCGCTCTATTTGTTCTACCCCGGCACGAAGGGCGCGCAGGCCGAGGTGCTGCCGCAATTGCTGACGCCCGAGACCGTGGTGAGCGCCGCTCAGCGCGCCGCCGGCAAAGAGGTGAAGACCGCATCCAGCCAGAAGTGA
- the rfbB gene encoding dTDP-glucose 4,6-dehydratase codes for MKRYLVTGGAGFIGSAVVRHLIRQTPHQVLVVDKLTYAGNRDNLEPVSNDPRLTFLQADIGDAAAMRHAFAEFAPDIVMHLAAESHVDRSIDGPAAFIETNIVGSFVLLQEALRHWRTLPAEDQAGFRFHQISTDEVFGSLGEDGLFSETSPYQPNSPYSASKAASDHLARAWHHTYGLPVVLSNCSNNYGPYHFPEKLIPLMILNALEGKALPVYGSGAQVRDWLHVEDHARALALIAESGRIGESYNVGGSAERSNLEVVKAICALMDELSPDAGIGPRENLIRFVADRPGHDQRYAIDASKIERELGWRPQESFESGLRKTIAWYLENRDWWGRIRSGVYRGERLGAG; via the coding sequence GTGAAGCGCTATCTCGTCACCGGCGGCGCCGGCTTCATCGGCTCGGCCGTGGTGCGCCATCTGATCCGTCAGACGCCGCATCAGGTGCTGGTCGTCGACAAGCTGACCTATGCCGGCAATCGCGACAATCTTGAGCCGGTCTCAAACGATCCACGGCTCACCTTCCTGCAAGCCGATATCGGCGATGCCGCGGCGATGCGGCACGCCTTCGCCGAATTCGCGCCCGACATCGTCATGCACCTTGCCGCCGAGAGCCATGTCGACCGCTCGATCGACGGGCCGGCGGCTTTCATCGAGACCAATATCGTCGGCTCCTTCGTGCTGCTGCAGGAGGCGTTGCGGCACTGGCGCACCCTGCCGGCCGAAGACCAGGCCGGTTTCCGCTTCCACCAGATCTCGACCGACGAGGTCTTCGGCTCGCTCGGCGAGGACGGGCTGTTCAGCGAGACCTCGCCCTACCAGCCGAACTCGCCCTATTCGGCCTCGAAAGCGGCTTCCGACCATCTCGCCCGCGCCTGGCACCACACCTATGGCCTGCCGGTCGTGCTCTCGAACTGCTCGAACAATTATGGGCCCTATCACTTCCCCGAGAAGCTGATCCCGCTGATGATCCTCAATGCGCTCGAGGGCAAGGCGCTGCCCGTCTACGGCTCGGGCGCCCAGGTCCGCGACTGGCTGCATGTCGAGGATCATGCGCGCGCACTCGCTCTGATCGCCGAGAGCGGGCGGATCGGCGAGAGCTACAATGTCGGCGGCTCGGCCGAGCGCAGCAATCTTGAGGTGGTCAAGGCGATCTGTGCGCTGATGGACGAGCTTTCGCCCGATGCCGGCATCGGCCCGCGCGAAAACCTGATCCGCTTCGTCGCCGACCGGCCGGGGCATGACCAGCGCTATGCGATCGACGCCAGCAAGATCGAGCGCGAGCTCGGCTGGCGGCCCCAGGAGAGCTTCGAGAGCGGGCTGCGCAAGACGATCGCCTGGTATCTCGAGAACCGCGACTGGTGGGGCCGGATCCGCTCCGGCGTCTATCGCGGCGAGCGGCTCGGGGCGGGCTGA
- the rfbC gene encoding dTDP-4-dehydrorhamnose 3,5-epimerase, whose amino-acid sequence MSKFAFEPLAIPAVLLIRPKKFGDARGYFMETYSTEAFATAGIGTVFVQDNQSLSAARGVVRGLHFQAPPAAQAKLVRVLKGAIFDVAVDIRVGSPSYGKWCAVTLTAEGAEQLFVPRGFAHGFCTLEPGTEVIYKVDGPYAPETEGGLAWNDPDLAIDWPVIAAEAQLSGKDAVLPGFSGFTSPFRWEARP is encoded by the coding sequence ATGAGCAAGTTCGCCTTCGAGCCCCTCGCCATTCCGGCCGTCCTGCTGATCAGGCCGAAAAAATTCGGCGATGCGCGCGGCTACTTCATGGAGACGTACAGCACCGAGGCCTTCGCCACGGCCGGCATCGGCACCGTCTTCGTCCAGGACAACCAGTCGCTCTCGGCGGCGCGCGGCGTGGTGCGCGGCCTGCACTTCCAGGCCCCGCCGGCGGCGCAGGCCAAGCTGGTCCGGGTCCTGAAGGGCGCGATCTTCGACGTCGCGGTCGATATCCGCGTGGGATCGCCGAGCTATGGCAAATGGTGTGCCGTTACGCTGACGGCCGAGGGCGCCGAGCAGCTCTTCGTGCCGCGCGGCTTCGCCCATGGCTTCTGCACGCTCGAGCCGGGTACCGAGGTCATCTACAAGGTCGACGGCCCCTACGCTCCGGAAACCGAAGGCGGCCTGGCCTGGAACGACCCAGACCTCGCGATAGACTGGCCCGTCATCGCAGCCGAGGCGCAGCTCTCGGGCAAGGATGCTGTTCTCCCCGGCTTTTCAGGCTTCACCAGCCCGTTCCGCTGGGAGGCCCGGCCGTGA
- a CDS encoding anhydro-N-acetylmuramic acid kinase — MQPAWSIGLMTGTVLDGNIDIAAIRTDGAAVAEFGPWRLSPYRQEVRDLLAEAVQAALGWRFEGPEPAIFAQAERALTLAQGEAVSEFLAAEGIAASEVAAIGFHGQTVLHRAPTRERKGDTRQLGDGALMAGQLGIDVVYDFRTGDVRAGGQGAPLVASYHAALMHSIGAGQETAVLNLGGVGNLSAFADADSVLAFDTGPGNAPLNDWIKQHGKGEMDRDGAFSLAGTVDEARLARLLEHPYLFAPYPKSLDRHDFTAAMAEGLSFEDGAATLTAFTAGAVGRGLDLLPVRPERLIVCGGGRRNPAIMAALNARSGAEAVPAEAVGWRGDAVEAECFAFLAMRRKAGLPISFPLTTGVTEPMTGGRIAPGR, encoded by the coding sequence ATGCAGCCAGCCTGGTCCATCGGACTGATGACCGGAACGGTCCTCGACGGCAATATCGACATCGCCGCCATCCGCACTGATGGCGCTGCGGTCGCCGAATTCGGGCCGTGGCGGCTCTCGCCTTACCGCCAGGAAGTTCGCGATCTGCTGGCTGAGGCGGTGCAGGCCGCGCTCGGTTGGCGTTTCGAGGGGCCGGAGCCGGCGATCTTCGCGCAGGCCGAGCGCGCCTTGACGCTGGCTCAAGGCGAGGCCGTCTCTGAGTTTCTGGCAGCCGAGGGCATTGCTGCGAGCGAGGTCGCGGCCATCGGCTTCCATGGTCAGACCGTGCTGCATCGCGCCCCGACCAGGGAGCGCAAGGGCGACACCCGCCAGCTCGGCGACGGCGCGCTGATGGCGGGGCAACTCGGCATCGACGTTGTCTATGATTTCCGCACGGGCGATGTCCGCGCCGGCGGCCAGGGCGCGCCGCTGGTCGCGAGCTATCATGCCGCGCTGATGCACAGCATTGGCGCCGGGCAGGAGACTGCCGTGCTCAATCTTGGCGGCGTCGGTAATCTCAGCGCCTTCGCCGATGCCGACAGCGTGCTCGCCTTCGATACCGGCCCGGGCAATGCGCCGCTCAACGACTGGATCAAGCAGCATGGCAAGGGCGAGATGGACCGCGACGGCGCCTTCTCGCTCGCCGGCACCGTCGACGAAGCCAGGCTCGCGCGCCTGCTCGAACATCCCTACCTCTTCGCCCCCTATCCGAAGTCGCTCGACCGCCACGATTTCACCGCCGCCATGGCCGAGGGCCTCTCCTTCGAGGATGGGGCGGCGACGCTGACCGCCTTCACCGCCGGCGCGGTCGGGCGCGGGCTCGATCTGCTCCCAGTCAGGCCGGAAAGGCTGATCGTCTGCGGCGGCGGGCGGCGCAATCCGGCGATCATGGCGGCGCTCAATGCGCGCAGCGGCGCCGAGGCCGTTCCGGCCGAAGCCGTCGGCTGGCGCGGCGATGCGGTCGAGGCGGAGTGCTTCGCCTTCCTCGCCATGCGCCGCAAGGCCGGCCTGCCGATCTCCTTCCCGCTGACCACCGGCGTAACTGAGCCGATGACCGGCGGGCGGATCGCGCCCGGGCGTTGA
- a CDS encoding PepSY domain-containing protein, producing the protein MPTRRFVLIACLGLVPTAPALAQVLSGEIGAPPLDVPPPDVPTLPPYPPRSPEAGEDDYGISRREAVRIARRNGVVDVESVRRHRGVWIVSGTDDDDEDIRVVVNDEGDVVAVRRD; encoded by the coding sequence ATGCCGACCCGTCGCTTCGTCTTGATCGCCTGCCTGGGTCTCGTTCCGACCGCGCCCGCTCTCGCACAGGTATTAAGCGGAGAGATTGGTGCGCCGCCGCTCGATGTTCCGCCACCCGACGTGCCGACGTTGCCGCCATACCCGCCCCGGTCGCCTGAAGCCGGCGAGGATGACTATGGCATCAGCCGGCGCGAGGCCGTGCGGATCGCTCGCCGCAACGGTGTGGTCGATGTCGAAAGCGTCCGCCGCCATCGCGGCGTCTGGATCGTCTCGGGTACCGATGATGACGATGAGGACATCCGCGTCGTCGTCAATGACGAGGGCGACGTCGTCGCGGTCAGGCGCGACTGA
- a CDS encoding ABC transporter substrate-binding protein, producing the protein MIRSRFAAALVGATALILTAGAHAQPAPKSVLRVAPHADLKTLDPVAASIVITRMHGLMIYETLFAWDANLQPKPQMVESFSTAPDGLSWSFTLRPGLKFHDGQPVTTRDVIASLKRWMVRDTIGGKLGEYTEGMEAKDDRTFTLKLKKPMALVPFALGSAVGQIPVIMREADAATDPTKPVTETIGSGPFKFNRAEWRSGAKIVYDKNADYVPRAEPADGLAGGRVVKVDRVEWMIMPDAATAAAALQTGEIDIWEQPSQDLIPVVAAAKDVKVERYSNLANQVMLRPNSLHPPFNNPKARLALAYATDQAEFLAGGFGDEEWWKRCAAYFICGGPNGTEAGTEGYAKPDLEKAKQLLAEAGYKGEKLVLTTSNDIAAIGRMAEVAAAQLKKAGVNVEVQFSDWGTVTTRQQNKSPPDQGGWNLFVTYASGATMQSPMTNIGTNMGCEKAWAGWPCDAEAEKLRGAVVDAPDDAARKAAVEVLHKRLAEMQPYRVLGQFDQPYARRANVSGVLAAPVMLFWNIERSDADAALTGS; encoded by the coding sequence ATGATCCGATCCCGCTTCGCCGCCGCTCTCGTCGGCGCGACCGCGCTCATTCTGACGGCCGGCGCACACGCGCAGCCGGCGCCCAAGTCTGTGCTGCGGGTCGCGCCGCATGCCGACCTGAAGACGCTCGACCCGGTCGCCGCCTCGATCGTGATCACCCGCATGCACGGGCTGATGATCTACGAAACGCTGTTCGCCTGGGACGCCAACCTCCAGCCCAAGCCGCAGATGGTCGAGAGCTTTTCGACCGCGCCGGACGGGCTCAGCTGGAGCTTCACGCTGCGGCCGGGCCTGAAATTCCATGACGGCCAGCCGGTCACCACGCGCGACGTTATCGCCTCGCTGAAGCGCTGGATGGTGCGCGACACGATCGGCGGCAAGCTCGGCGAATACACCGAGGGCATGGAGGCGAAGGACGACAGGACCTTCACCCTCAAGCTGAAGAAGCCGATGGCGCTGGTGCCATTCGCGCTCGGCTCGGCCGTCGGCCAGATCCCGGTGATCATGCGCGAGGCCGATGCGGCGACCGATCCGACGAAGCCGGTGACCGAGACGATCGGCTCCGGCCCGTTCAAGTTCAACCGGGCCGAATGGCGCAGCGGCGCCAAGATCGTCTACGACAAGAACGCTGACTATGTGCCGCGCGCGGAGCCGGCCGACGGGCTCGCCGGCGGGCGCGTCGTCAAGGTCGACCGGGTCGAGTGGATGATCATGCCGGATGCGGCGACGGCTGCGGCCGCCTTGCAGACCGGCGAGATCGATATCTGGGAGCAGCCGAGCCAGGACCTGATCCCGGTGGTCGCTGCCGCAAAGGACGTCAAGGTCGAGCGTTATTCCAATCTCGCCAACCAGGTGATGCTGCGGCCAAACAGCCTGCATCCGCCGTTCAACAATCCCAAGGCGCGCCTCGCTTTGGCCTATGCCACCGACCAGGCCGAGTTCCTGGCCGGCGGTTTCGGCGACGAGGAATGGTGGAAGCGCTGCGCCGCCTACTTCATCTGCGGCGGCCCGAACGGCACCGAGGCCGGGACAGAAGGCTACGCCAAGCCGGACCTGGAGAAGGCAAAGCAGCTCCTGGCCGAAGCCGGCTACAAGGGCGAGAAGCTGGTGCTGACGACCAGCAACGACATCGCCGCAATCGGCCGGATGGCCGAGGTTGCCGCCGCCCAGCTGAAGAAGGCCGGGGTCAATGTCGAGGTGCAGTTCTCCGACTGGGGCACGGTCACCACCCGCCAGCAGAACAAGAGCCCGCCGGACCAGGGCGGCTGGAACCTGTTCGTGACCTATGCCTCCGGCGCGACCATGCAGTCGCCGATGACCAATATCGGCACCAACATGGGCTGCGAGAAAGCCTGGGCGGGCTGGCCCTGCGACGCCGAAGCCGAGAAACTGCGTGGCGCCGTGGTCGATGCGCCCGACGATGCCGCCCGCAAGGCGGCGGTCGAGGTATTGCATAAAAGGCTCGCCGAGATGCAGCCCTATCGCGTGCTCGGCCAGTTCGACCAGCCCTACGCGAGGCGCGCCAATGTCTCCGGGGTGCTGGCGGCGCCGGTAATGCTGTTCTGGAACATCGAAAGAAGTGACGCCGACGCGGCGTTAACCGGTTCCTGA